From a region of the Pseudomonadaceae bacterium SI-3 genome:
- a CDS encoding Co2+/Mg2+ efflux protein ApaG, giving the protein MSEDLRYRIDVNVRPAYLADQSQPEQNRFAFAYTVTIENKGELTAQLLSRHWIITDGDGQVQEVRGEGVVGEQPVLAPGHRHVYTSATLMASRVGTMQGSYQMLAEDGHRFDATIAPFRLAVPGALH; this is encoded by the coding sequence ATGTCTGAAGACCTCCGCTACCGGATCGACGTCAATGTCCGCCCGGCCTACCTCGCAGACCAGTCACAGCCAGAACAAAACCGTTTTGCCTTTGCCTACACCGTAACCATCGAAAACAAGGGCGAGCTCACAGCTCAGTTGCTGTCACGCCACTGGATCATCACGGATGGGGACGGTCAGGTGCAGGAAGTGCGCGGCGAAGGCGTGGTGGGGGAGCAGCCGGTACTAGCCCCCGGCCATCGCCATGTCTACACCAGCGCCACGCTGATGGCCTCACGCGTCGGCACGATGCAGGGCAGTTATCAAATGCTTGCCGAGGACGGGCACCGCTTCGATGCCACGATCGCGCCGTTTCGGCTGGCGGTACCGGGAGCCCTGCATTGA
- a CDS encoding PrkA family serine protein kinase produces the protein MSIFSHFQQRFEATRQEEYSLQEYLDLCKEDRGTYATAAERLLMAIGEPELIDTSADSRLSRIFSNKVIRRYPAFEDFHGMEDCIDQIVSYFRHAAQGLEEKKQILYLLGPVGGGKSSLAEKLKQLMERVPFYAIKGSPVFESPLGLFNPAEDAQILEEDYGIPRRYLSSIMSPWATKRLQEFGGDISQFRVVKLYPSILNQIAVAKTEPGDENNQDISALVGKVDIRKLEEFPQNDADAYSYSGALCRANQGMMEFVEMFKAPIKVLHPLLTATQEGNYNSTEGLGAIPYNGILLAHSNESEWHTFRNNKNNEAFIDRIYIVKVPYCLRVSDEIKIYDKLLFNSSLSKAHCAPDTLKMLAQFSVLSRLKEPENSNIYSKMRVYDGENLKDTDPKAKSMQEYRDTAGVDEGMNGLSTRFAFKILSKVFNFDPHEIAANPVHLLYVLEQQIEQEQFPAEIRERYLRFIKEYLAPRYVDFIGKEIQTAYLESYSEYGQNIFDRYVLYADFWIQDQEYRDPETGEILNRMALNEELEKIEKPAGISNPKDFRNEIVNFVLRARANNNGKNPSWLSYEKLRVVIEKKMFSNTEDLLPVISFNAKASKEDQKKHNDFVVRMVERGYTEKQVRLLSEWYLRVRKSQ, from the coding sequence ATGAGCATTTTCAGCCATTTCCAGCAACGATTCGAAGCAACCCGTCAGGAAGAGTATTCGCTTCAGGAATACCTCGACCTGTGCAAGGAAGACCGGGGAACCTACGCAACTGCAGCCGAACGCCTGTTGATGGCGATTGGCGAGCCCGAACTGATCGACACTTCTGCCGACTCGCGACTTTCGCGGATTTTCTCCAACAAAGTCATCCGCCGGTATCCCGCCTTTGAAGACTTCCACGGAATGGAAGATTGCATCGACCAGATCGTTTCCTATTTCCGCCACGCCGCGCAGGGCCTGGAGGAGAAGAAGCAGATCCTCTATTTGCTGGGCCCGGTGGGCGGCGGTAAGTCATCGCTCGCCGAGAAGCTCAAGCAACTGATGGAGCGAGTACCCTTTTATGCCATCAAGGGTTCGCCGGTATTCGAGTCGCCCCTGGGGTTGTTCAACCCGGCTGAAGATGCGCAGATCCTCGAAGAGGATTACGGCATTCCCCGTCGCTACCTCAGCTCGATCATGTCCCCCTGGGCCACCAAGCGACTGCAGGAGTTCGGCGGCGATATCAGCCAGTTCCGCGTGGTCAAGCTCTATCCCTCGATCCTCAATCAGATCGCGGTTGCCAAGACCGAGCCGGGCGATGAGAACAACCAGGACATCTCGGCGCTGGTGGGCAAGGTCGATATCCGCAAGCTCGAGGAATTTCCACAAAACGACGCCGACGCCTACAGCTACTCAGGCGCGCTGTGCCGCGCCAACCAGGGCATGATGGAGTTCGTCGAGATGTTCAAGGCGCCTATCAAGGTGCTGCATCCGCTGCTGACCGCCACCCAGGAAGGCAACTACAACAGCACCGAAGGGCTCGGTGCGATTCCCTACAACGGCATACTGCTGGCCCACTCGAACGAGTCGGAATGGCATACCTTCCGCAACAATAAGAACAACGAAGCCTTCATCGACCGAATCTACATCGTCAAGGTGCCGTACTGCCTGCGGGTGAGCGACGAGATCAAAATCTACGACAAGCTGCTGTTCAACAGCTCGCTGTCGAAAGCCCACTGCGCGCCCGATACGCTGAAAATGCTGGCGCAGTTCTCAGTGCTGAGCCGCCTGAAGGAGCCAGAAAACTCCAACATCTACTCCAAGATGCGGGTCTACGACGGCGAGAACCTCAAGGACACTGACCCCAAGGCCAAGTCGATGCAGGAATATCGCGATACGGCCGGGGTCGACGAGGGCATGAATGGGCTTTCCACCCGCTTCGCCTTCAAGATCCTGTCCAAGGTGTTCAACTTCGATCCCCATGAAATCGCCGCGAACCCGGTGCATCTCCTTTACGTGCTGGAGCAGCAGATCGAGCAGGAGCAATTCCCAGCCGAGATTCGCGAGCGGTATCTGCGCTTTATCAAGGAGTACCTGGCGCCGCGCTACGTCGACTTCATCGGCAAGGAAATCCAGACCGCTTACCTCGAGTCCTACAGCGAGTACGGCCAGAACATCTTTGACCGTTACGTACTCTATGCGGATTTCTGGATTCAAGATCAGGAATACCGGGACCCGGAAACCGGCGAGATCCTCAACCGTATGGCGCTCAACGAAGAGCTGGAAAAGATCGAGAAGCCAGCCGGCATCAGCAATCCGAAGGACTTCCGCAACGAGATCGTCAACTTCGTGTTGCGTGCCCGCGCCAACAACAACGGCAAGAATCCGTCCTGGCTCAGCTACGAGAAGCTGCGCGTGGTGATCGAGAAGAAAATGTTCTCCAACACTGAGGATTTGCTTCCGGTCATCAGCTTCAACGCCAAGGCCAGCAAGGAAGATCAGAAGAAGCACAACGACTTCGTCGTGCGTATGGTCGAGCGCGGCTACACCGAGAAGCAGGTTCGCCTACTCTCGGAATGGTATCTGCGCGTACGTAAATCGCAGTAA
- a CDS encoding diadenosine tetraphosphatase — protein MTTYAVGDLQGCLEPLLCLLKQVDFSPSRDCLWLAGDLVNRGPQSLEALRFARDLGSSGVTVLGNHDLHLLAVTHKVERLKKSDTLQPILDAPDRADLIFWLRQQKLVHHDAERQVTMVHAGIPPQWTLSKSLRRAAEVEQALRDDAMLQPFLDGMYGNQPAKWSKELHGIPRLRLITNYFTRMRFCKADGTLDLEAKEGLDSAPAGFAPWFSHPTRKTRGEKIIFGHWAALEGNCDEPNVYALDTGCVWGNSMTLMNVDSNELYSCDCEAKP, from the coding sequence TTGACTACCTATGCTGTCGGCGACCTGCAAGGTTGCCTCGAACCCTTGCTCTGTCTTCTCAAACAAGTTGACTTCAGCCCATCACGCGACTGCCTGTGGCTGGCTGGCGACTTGGTCAACCGCGGCCCACAATCGCTGGAAGCATTGCGCTTCGCGCGAGACCTGGGCAGTTCGGGTGTCACCGTTCTGGGTAATCATGACTTGCATCTGTTGGCCGTCACGCACAAGGTCGAGCGGCTGAAGAAGTCCGACACGCTTCAGCCGATCCTCGATGCGCCCGACCGAGCCGACCTGATCTTCTGGCTGCGTCAGCAGAAACTGGTCCACCACGATGCCGAACGCCAGGTCACCATGGTTCATGCCGGCATCCCACCGCAATGGACACTAAGCAAATCCCTGCGCCGTGCGGCCGAGGTCGAACAGGCGCTTCGCGATGACGCTATGCTGCAACCCTTCCTCGACGGCATGTACGGTAACCAGCCGGCCAAGTGGAGCAAGGAGCTGCACGGCATCCCTAGGTTGCGTCTGATCACCAACTATTTCACCCGGATGCGCTTCTGCAAAGCTGACGGCACCCTCGATCTCGAAGCCAAAGAAGGCCTCGACTCAGCACCCGCCGGGTTCGCGCCCTGGTTCAGCCACCCCACTCGCAAAACCCGCGGCGAAAAGATCATTTTCGGCCACTGGGCCGCGCTGGAAGGCAATTGCGACGAGCCGAACGTCTACGCGCTGGATACCGGCTGCGTATGGGGCAATTCCATGACACTGATGAATGTGGACAGCAACGAACTGTACAGCTGCGACTGTGAGGCCAAGCCATGA
- a CDS encoding 16S rRNA (adenine(1518)-N(6)/adenine(1519)-N(6))-dimethyltransferase, whose translation MSENYQHRARKRFGQNFLHDAGVIHRILRSIHAKPGERIVEIGPGQGALTEGLLDSGAHLDVVELDLDLIPILQQKFADRENFALNQGDALKFDFAQLSSEPNSLRIVGNLPYNISTPLIFHLLDHASLIRDMHFMLQKEVVERLAAEPGGGDWGRLSIMVQYHCRVEHLFNVGPGAFNPAPKVDSAIVRLVPHEVLPHPARDHRQLETVVRQAFNQRRKTLRNTLKGLLDADAIAAADVDGSLRPEQLDLAAFVRLSDQLFARG comes from the coding sequence ATGTCCGAGAACTACCAACACCGCGCGCGCAAGCGTTTCGGCCAGAATTTCCTTCACGATGCGGGCGTGATCCATCGCATCCTGCGGTCCATCCATGCCAAACCGGGCGAGCGGATCGTCGAGATCGGGCCGGGCCAGGGCGCACTGACCGAAGGTCTGCTAGACAGCGGTGCGCACTTAGACGTGGTCGAGCTGGACCTGGACCTGATTCCGATCCTGCAACAGAAATTTGCCGACCGCGAGAACTTCGCCCTGAACCAGGGCGATGCGCTGAAATTCGACTTCGCCCAGTTAAGCTCGGAGCCAAACAGCCTGCGCATCGTTGGCAACCTGCCGTACAACATCTCCACGCCGCTGATCTTTCACCTGCTCGATCACGCCAGCCTGATCCGCGACATGCATTTCATGCTGCAGAAGGAAGTGGTCGAGCGCCTTGCCGCAGAGCCAGGTGGTGGCGACTGGGGGCGGCTGTCGATCATGGTGCAGTACCACTGCCGCGTCGAACATCTGTTCAACGTGGGCCCTGGCGCTTTCAACCCGGCGCCGAAAGTCGACTCAGCCATCGTGCGTCTGGTCCCGCACGAGGTGTTGCCGCATCCTGCGCGGGATCACCGGCAGCTGGAGACCGTGGTTCGCCAGGCCTTCAATCAGCGCCGCAAGACGCTGCGCAACACCCTCAAGGGGCTGCTGGACGCAGATGCGATCGCCGCCGCCGACGTCGATGGTAGCCTGCGCCCGGAACAGCTGGACCTCGCCGCGTTCGTAAGACTATCGGATCAATTATTTGCCCGCGGCTGA
- a CDS encoding thiosulfate sulfurtransferase GlpE, with protein MTEFKRISPEQAQSLRSEGGVIVDIRDPHSFANGHVTGSTHLDNQSLPDFIATADLDQPLIVVCYHGNSSQSAAAYLVGQGFSDVYSLDGGFELWRQAFPQDTEQGDPA; from the coding sequence ATGACCGAGTTCAAACGTATTTCACCCGAGCAGGCGCAGTCGCTGCGCAGCGAAGGCGGCGTGATCGTCGACATCCGCGACCCGCACAGCTTCGCCAATGGTCACGTCACCGGCTCGACACATCTGGACAACCAATCCTTGCCAGACTTCATCGCTACCGCTGATCTCGACCAACCGCTGATAGTCGTCTGCTACCACGGCAACTCCAGCCAGAGCGCAGCCGCCTATCTGGTAGGCCAGGGTTTTTCAGACGTCTACAGCCTTGACGGCGGATTCGAGCTTTGGCGACAAGCGTTTCCGCAAGACACTGAACAAGGCGATCCCGCCTAA